The window CCACGGCGTCGGCGTTCCCGTTCCAGCAGCTCCGCGACGCCGGGGTGCAGGTGTCGCTGCACACCGACGACCCAGCGATGTTCCACACGGACTCCGCGCAGGAGTACCGGCTCGCGAGCCGGACCTGGGGCTGGGACCGTCAGACCACGGCCGCCGTCGCCGCCGCGTCCCTCGACGCGGCATGGCTCGCGACCGACGACCCGCGCCGGGAGGACTGGCGCCGGGAGACCGGAGCACTCATCCGGGACCCGCGAAGGATCCCCGAACACGAACACGAACAGGATTGGCGAACCGCATGAAGGACCTCATCCTCGGGGCGTTCCAGACGATGAACCCCAACGGCACGATCGGGGCCAGCTGGCGCGTGCCCGGCAACACCGACGTCCGGTACCTCGACCTCGACCACTGGACGGGGCTCGGCAAGCGACTCGAGGAGGGCGGGTTCGACTTCCTCTTCTTCGCCGACTCGTACGGCTACCCGATGATCGACGGCGAGGTCATCCCGACCGCGCTCACCGATGCGATGTACATCCCGATGGCGGACCCGATCACGGTCGTCTCCGCCGTGGCGGCCGCCACCGAACGCCTCGGCATCGTGGTCACGTCGTCGACCACGGTCGAGCGTCCCGCATCGGTTGCGCGACGGTACGGCACCCTCGACCACTTCACACGTGGACGCATCGGCTGGAACATCGTCACCGGTGCAGCGCAGGCTTCCTCCGCGGAGCTCTTCGGCGAGCCGATGATCGCGCACGACGAGCGGTACGCACAAGCCGAGGACCACCTCGCGATCTGTCTGGGGCTCTGGGAGGGGTCGTGGGACGACGATGCGCTCGTCGAGGACGCTGACGCCGGCGTGTACGCCCGGCCGGACGGCGTCCGCGCGGTCAGGTACGCGGGCCGCCACCTCAGCTCCCGTGGCGTCTTCGGCATCCCGCCCTCGCCGCAACGCTCCCCGCTCCTGCTGCAGGCCGGTACATCGGTGGCCGGTCGTGACTTCGCGGCACGGTACGCCGAAGTGATCTTCATCGGTGGTGGCGACGCGGACCTCATCCGCGACCAGATCGTCGACATCCGTCGCCGAGCGGAAGCGGCCGGTCGCGGCGCGGACGCCCTGCGGTTCCTGGTCGGCGCACACTTCGTCGCGGCGGCAACGACTGAGGAGGCCGAGCACAAACGCGCCGAGATGGTCGCGCTCGCCACCCTCGAGCAGGCCGCCACGACCTACGCCTGGGTCACAGGGATCGACCTCACCGCCTTGCCACTCGACGAACCGATGCCCGACCTGCGC of the Curtobacterium sp. TC1 genome contains:
- a CDS encoding NtaA/DmoA family FMN-dependent monooxygenase (This protein belongs to a clade of FMN-dependent monooxygenases, within a broader family of flavin-dependent oxidoreductases, the luciferase-like monooxygenase (LMM) family, some of whose members use coenzyme F420 rather than FMN.), whose protein sequence is MKDLILGAFQTMNPNGTIGASWRVPGNTDVRYLDLDHWTGLGKRLEEGGFDFLFFADSYGYPMIDGEVIPTALTDAMYIPMADPITVVSAVAAATERLGIVVTSSTTVERPASVARRYGTLDHFTRGRIGWNIVTGAAQASSAELFGEPMIAHDERYAQAEDHLAICLGLWEGSWDDDALVEDADAGVYARPDGVRAVRYAGRHLSSRGVFGIPPSPQRSPLLLQAGTSVAGRDFAARYAEVIFIGGGDADLIRDQIVDIRRRAEAAGRGADALRFLVGAHFVAAATTEEAEHKRAEMVALATLEQAATTYAWVTGIDLTALPLDEPMPDLRTEQGQSSVDRFMDPASGRRKTVRQVLEEYRDNGINGTVFVGDGPGIADQVAAFVDQTDADGFLVQPHVTPQTYDDFVDWVAPALRVAGMLPTDVRPGVTLRDRLLGAGSRLPASHPAAALRRVRSAV